The window CAGCCCGCCGATGGTGGGCATCGACAGGGCCACGATGCGACCGCCCACCGCGGCGGCGGCGTCCGCCGCCCCGAGCTGGTGGTTGGTGCGGTCTTGGGTGTCGGCGCTGACGGTGAGCACGTTCCAGTTCAGGGGACGCTGGGCCCGGGCCGACATCTGGCTCATGAGCTCGATTTCCTCGTCGCTGAACATGCTGAGGCATCCGGAGGTGATGAACTCCAGCCAGGTCCCAGGATGGTCGGATACGGCTCCGGCCAGGGCCAGCACCTCCTCGGTGGAGGAGAACCGGCTGGGAACCGGTTCGTTGTCGCCGTCCCAATGGGTGTGGGCCAAGGACGTGGAGAACCCCATGCCTCCGGCAGCCAGCCCATCGTGGAGGGCCTGCACCATCCGGTCGAGTTGATCAGAGCTGGCGGGCTGATCGGCGTCAGATCCCATCACATAGCGGCGCAGCGCGGAGTGGCCCACCAAGAATCCGGCGTTGACCGCGGTCTTGCCGTCGAGGCTGTCCAAGAACTCCCCGAACGTCTCCCAGTCCCATGGAAGCCCTTGCTCCAGCGCCGGCAAGGGCATCCCCTCCACCATGGCCATCATCTCTTGCAGGTACCGGGCATCGTCGGGATTCACCGGGGCCAGGGAGAACCCGCAATTGCCCCCCAACACGGTGGTCACCCCGTGCATCGGCGATGGGGTGGCCGCCGGATCCCAGAACAGCTGGGCGTCGTAGTGGGTGTGGGGGTCGATGAACCCCGGTGCCACCGCCAGCCCCTCGGCATCCACCGTCCGAGATGCCGCCCCCTCGACCTTGCCGACCTCGACGATCCGCCCTCCAGCCACCGCCACATCGGCCACCACCGGCGCGGCCCCGGTCCCGTCCACCACCGTGCCGCCCCGAATCACCAGATCAAACATGGCCCCCACAGTAGGCGCGCCTCGGGTAGATATTACCAACCATAGTCATTGTCTATGGTCGTTTCTGTTACCCTGGCTGTCATGAAACCCCAAAGTGCCACTCGGGTCGTCCCAGCCGGGGAGTTCAAGACCAAGTGCCTTCAGCTTATGGACGAGGTGGATCAGACCGGTGAGGCGATTCTCATCACAAAACGGGGGCGGCCGGTTTCGCTATTGGTGCCGGTCACACCGCAAGCCCCTGGCATCCGCGGGCGATACAAGGACCGGATACGGATACCTGACGAGGGACTTCCCAAGACTTTCACCGCTGCCGAATGGGCTGACATCATCGACCACGCGGGGACAGACGACGCAGCATGATGCTCGACACCAACGTCTTGTTGTGGCACATCTTGGACGACACGCGCAAGGTCAGCTCCGCGTTGCTGGAGATGATCGACGCTGGTGTGGCCACCGGCGACGTGGCGGTTTCGGCCATCACCTTTTGGGAGATGAGACACGCCCGCCGCAAGAACCACCCGGCAGTCGTGCTACCCCCGATCGCTGGACTCCGTCAAGACCTGCTGCGCAGCGGGCTGCGAGAAATCCCCTTGAGTGGTGACATCCTCATCGACAGCATCGAACTCGCAGACAGCGGCTTCCACAGAGATCCGATGGACCAGATGATCGTGGCCACCGCGCTGAGCCAAAGCCTGCCCCTAGCCACCGCCGACCGCCGGATACAAGCCTGGGCCGACCAGACCGGACGACTGGAGCTCGTCCCCCTTCAATAGCCAGCCGCCGTCGGGAGCGATGGCGACGAACCACCCAACTCTGAAAAACCGTTGACGTCCTCGTTGCGGCATCGCTACAGTCACTACTGCCTGCCGGTCCGGCTAGTAGGCGTCAGCCGAATGCAGCCGACATACCGCGGCGATGGGACCCGGAACGCACGGGGTCCCTTTTTTGTGCCACGAACTGCCCGGCCCGCGATCTCCCCTCACCCCGACCCCACCCGATAGCTCGTCTAGCTCCGAAGCCGACTCTCTCTTCCGCCCCTTGATGCCTCTGGACCTCAAATGGCCTCTCCATACCCATGTCCATCAGCCGAAATAGGCTGCGGTCTACGCAAGAACCGCCGGTAGGGTGGCCGCGTGGTGGTGGAACTAGACCTCAGCCCTGACAGCGAAACAGCCCTATTGGCTGAGGCTGAGCAGGCGGGACTCACCGTGGAAGAGATAGTCCATCGCATCGTCATGACCTTCCTAGAGCAGCAAAGGAGCACCTCGTGGCTCGCTGAGGCTGAGAGGAATCTGGCGGTTCATGCCGAGACTTTGTGCCGACTGGGAGAGTGACCGGCGAGACTCCATTTCCCATACTGGGAGATCAGCTGGCAATTTGAAAGAGTGCCCGCCCTACGGCAGCACCGTCTCGGTGTCGCGGCCGGAGCGGAGGAGGGTGCCGGGGGTGGCGCCGGTTGACTCACCGGCGCTGATGATCTCGGTGCCGTTGACCAGCACGTGCTCGACGCCGACGGCGCCGGCATAGAGACGCTCGCAGCCGCCGGGCAGGTCGGTGCGCTCCACGAT is drawn from bacterium and contains these coding sequences:
- a CDS encoding amidohydrolase family protein yields the protein MFDLVIRGGTVVDGTGAAPVVADVAVAGGRIVEVGKVEGAASRTVDAEGLAVAPGFIDPHTHYDAQLFWDPAATPSPMHGVTTVLGGNCGFSLAPVNPDDARYLQEMMAMVEGMPLPALEQGLPWDWETFGEFLDSLDGKTAVNAGFLVGHSALRRYVMGSDADQPASSDQLDRMVQALHDGLAAGGMGFSTSLAHTHWDGDNEPVPSRFSSTEEVLALAGAVSDHPGTWLEFITSGCLSMFSDEEIELMSQMSARAQRPLNWNVLTVSADTQDRTNHQLGAADAAAAVGGRIVALSMPTIGGLKLCFATYCPLYNMPGWKDTMNLPHEEKMAALADPETRRWLNEQAQTGSGGFYHMAQWQNMEIGTTFAPENDGLTGRRVGDIAAERGQEPFDALCDIVLADDLRTDLWPINADDSSESWAHRTEHWRDPRVIVGGSDAGAHLDRMCGTRYFTIILGDIVRARGLLPLEEAVRLMTDVPARLFGLKDRGRVAEGWHADLVLFDPSTVASDPIEARTDLPGDCMRLFAGAQGVHRVLVGGTDIVVDGQVTGATPGTVLRSGRDTETVLP
- a CDS encoding type II toxin-antitoxin system Phd/YefM family antitoxin; the encoded protein is MKPQSATRVVPAGEFKTKCLQLMDEVDQTGEAILITKRGRPVSLLVPVTPQAPGIRGRYKDRIRIPDEGLPKTFTAAEWADIIDHAGTDDAA
- a CDS encoding type II toxin-antitoxin system VapC family toxin, whose translation is MMLDTNVLLWHILDDTRKVSSALLEMIDAGVATGDVAVSAITFWEMRHARRKNHPAVVLPPIAGLRQDLLRSGLREIPLSGDILIDSIELADSGFHRDPMDQMIVATALSQSLPLATADRRIQAWADQTGRLELVPLQ